One Paenibacillus crassostreae DNA segment encodes these proteins:
- a CDS encoding sugar ABC transporter substrate-binding protein has protein sequence MNKFSKVAFMVMLVLMVVLTACSSSGNEGASKNESLTPSANTDSKDETGAASDYTFGEDQTFHSNEAVSYSMMYSDHENYPYKEDWRLWSAIQEKTNVTFDLSTTARTEYENQKSLLVNSGDAPYIIPKTYDESAFVASGQIVSVSDWVQYMPNYMKAVKDWGMEEDLKAKLKEDGKYYVLPGMWEVAGGGYSYIIRKDVFEAAGVDVEGQQANWTYDDFAAAMKQVKDFTGKPYVFSDQFKGDSTLNIAAVQYGVTAGWGVSNGMVFDHEKQQFTFANGSDDFKNYLGYFNKLVNDGIMDPESFTQEDDVAQAKFFKGDSYVINSNYQLLSDFKSKMQEPNSELYMITVPGGPKGMSQVETSRLENGIMISQNALDDLGEEEFIKMLRFVDWFWYSNEGQTLSLWGVEGETYTKDAEGNIVLNSDIYFNGLNEGATKQLNVDYGFGNGMFAYGGNAELKMSKMSEGERDYVNRIQTTREPRKLQPPIMATPEETEQMNLIATPLIDYVKTMTLKFITGQESFEKWNEYTAQVEANGSTRFTDMANDIFQKTKSLLGY, from the coding sequence ATGAACAAATTCAGTAAGGTGGCATTCATGGTAATGCTGGTATTGATGGTAGTATTGACGGCATGTAGCTCGTCTGGAAACGAAGGTGCTTCCAAGAACGAATCGCTCACACCATCAGCTAATACAGATTCAAAAGATGAGACGGGTGCAGCATCAGATTACACATTCGGGGAAGATCAGACGTTCCACTCCAATGAAGCGGTATCTTACTCCATGATGTATAGTGACCATGAGAACTATCCTTATAAGGAGGACTGGAGACTTTGGAGCGCCATTCAAGAAAAAACGAATGTAACATTCGACTTGTCCACCACGGCTAGAACGGAATATGAAAATCAAAAGTCTTTATTGGTGAACAGCGGAGATGCGCCTTACATTATCCCTAAGACTTATGATGAATCCGCATTCGTGGCGTCAGGTCAAATTGTATCTGTCAGCGATTGGGTGCAATACATGCCGAACTACATGAAAGCCGTAAAAGATTGGGGTATGGAAGAGGATCTGAAGGCTAAGCTGAAGGAAGACGGGAAATATTACGTTCTTCCAGGTATGTGGGAGGTTGCAGGCGGTGGATATTCCTATATCATACGCAAAGACGTTTTTGAAGCGGCGGGCGTAGATGTTGAGGGACAACAAGCGAATTGGACTTACGATGACTTCGCTGCAGCGATGAAACAAGTTAAAGATTTTACCGGTAAGCCATATGTATTCTCTGATCAATTCAAAGGTGATTCCACCTTGAACATCGCCGCAGTTCAATATGGTGTCACAGCCGGTTGGGGAGTATCCAATGGTATGGTCTTCGATCACGAGAAGCAGCAATTTACATTTGCCAATGGATCGGATGACTTCAAGAATTATCTTGGGTATTTCAATAAGCTTGTAAACGATGGTATTATGGATCCGGAATCTTTCACACAAGAAGACGATGTAGCACAAGCTAAGTTTTTTAAGGGAGATTCCTATGTGATTAACTCCAACTATCAGCTATTATCAGATTTCAAGTCCAAGATGCAAGAACCGAACAGTGAACTGTACATGATTACTGTTCCCGGTGGACCGAAGGGCATGAGCCAAGTTGAAACTTCCCGTCTAGAGAATGGTATTATGATCAGCCAGAACGCACTTGATGATCTCGGAGAAGAAGAATTTATCAAGATGCTACGTTTCGTCGATTGGTTCTGGTATTCCAACGAAGGACAGACCCTCAGCTTGTGGGGAGTAGAAGGCGAAACTTATACCAAGGATGCAGAAGGAAACATCGTGCTTAATTCGGATATCTATTTCAACGGATTGAACGAAGGTGCAACGAAGCAATTAAACGTTGATTATGGATTCGGCAACGGGATGTTCGCATACGGGGGTAACGCAGAGTTGAAGATGTCAAAAATGTCGGAAGGCGAGAGGGACTATGTGAATCGCATCCAGACGACTCGGGAGCCTCGCAAGCTACAACCACCAATCATGGCTACACCTGAGGAGACCGAACAGATGAATCTCATCGCGACTCCACTTATAGATTACGTGAAGACGATGACATTAAAGTTCATTACCGGTCAAGAAAGCTTCGAAAAATGGAACGAATATACAGCACAGGTCGAGGCGAATGGCAGTACGCGCTTTACGGATATGGCAAATGATATTTTCCAAAAGACTAAGAGCTTGTTAGGTTATTAA
- a CDS encoding helix-turn-helix transcriptional regulator, translating into MSKAKRLNEMIMMVNRKKRFTVRELAQEFGVSKRTILRDLQELSEMGVPLYSEVGPHGGYQVLNERILPPIVFSEDETVSIFFAIHALRHYISLPFDIEYESIKKKFYLNLSGDIRDTIDRMQDRIDFVSIHQQEKIPFLKQLLDAAIQQDRLIISYETNGKTSIRSIQPIGIYANEGKWYCPSYCFFRKEYRVFRCDRIKSVERDEKNDPIDLSNINLKNRFSIINQSKETMEIYVELTESGVEKFQSVNWPNIHLRKREDGSGFIKGMIAKHDINFLSNYFIAYGENAIIKEPFELIESTKEILNKVLNLYN; encoded by the coding sequence ATGTCTAAAGCAAAAAGATTAAATGAAATGATCATGATGGTTAATCGAAAAAAAAGATTTACAGTTAGAGAATTAGCACAAGAGTTTGGGGTATCAAAAAGAACTATTTTAAGAGACTTGCAAGAATTGAGTGAGATGGGGGTACCATTATACTCTGAAGTAGGTCCACATGGAGGTTATCAAGTCTTAAATGAAAGAATTCTTCCTCCCATCGTATTTAGTGAGGATGAAACTGTTTCGATATTTTTTGCCATTCATGCATTAAGACATTATATTTCTCTTCCATTTGATATTGAGTATGAATCAATAAAAAAGAAATTTTATTTAAATCTTTCCGGTGATATTAGAGACACAATTGATCGAATGCAAGATAGAATTGATTTTGTATCTATACATCAACAAGAAAAAATCCCATTTTTAAAACAGCTATTAGATGCGGCAATTCAACAAGACCGTCTAATAATTAGTTATGAAACAAATGGAAAGACTAGCATAAGAAGTATTCAACCGATTGGTATTTATGCAAATGAAGGAAAGTGGTATTGTCCATCTTATTGTTTTTTTAGAAAAGAATATCGAGTTTTCAGATGTGATCGTATAAAATCGGTAGAACGTGATGAAAAAAATGATCCCATTGACTTATCGAATATTAATTTAAAGAATCGTTTTTCAATTATTAATCAGAGTAAGGAAACGATGGAAATATATGTGGAGTTAACTGAAAGTGGAGTAGAAAAATTTCAATCTGTTAATTGGCCAAATATTCATTTAAGAAAAAGGGAAGATGGATCAGGATTTATAAAAGGTATGATTGCAAAACATGATATTAACTTTTTATCAAATTACTTTATCGCATATGGAGAAAATGCGATTATTAAGGAGCCTTTTGAATTAATTGAAAGTACAAAAGAAATATTAAACAAAGTATTAAATCTGTATAACTAA
- a CDS encoding extracellular solute-binding protein, translated as MEARNFGLLRMSWIAIVGLTIFTAGCFGGNSMEESSSTKIHTESTISGSNDPATTREPFEYPMQGLPELTLMTEFPDMGMPNEGPIDEEYEKRTGIAIRHLGGVPMQDNKFNYLLASGNLPDIFMNNWLQFPGGPEKAIQQGDIMPLNEVIDRYAPNFKRVLEDNPEIDKMVKTDSGIYYAFPFIRSEEGKVYGGPIIRKDWLDELKLPIPTTINEWYKTLKAFKDKKGATAPLTFRTLFLGERTAGFAGAFGVMGNFYVEDGKVIYGYLEPEYRDYLETMSKWYREGLIDKDFAVLDLESVDKKMSSGLSGATIGWFSYIEKYNLAALDNDSTARYTAAPYPTLREGEIPKFGQLDNAYAGTSSAAINATTKNLEAAVRWLDYGYSEEGSLLNTFGIEDVTYTMKNGHPVYTDLVVENSDGISSDQVMLQYAHQTNFPMIQRYSQLEWRFEETNQAIEVWRNTKHEDYLLPPITPTSEEASELSTLMDGIDEYVKDSELRIILGVDSIDAYDDMVNQLKLLGIERILEIKQAAYQRYVNR; from the coding sequence ATGGAAGCGCGAAATTTCGGTTTGCTGAGGATGAGTTGGATCGCGATCGTCGGATTAACCATATTCACGGCTGGATGCTTCGGAGGGAATAGCATGGAAGAGAGCTCATCGACAAAGATACACACAGAGTCTACAATTTCGGGAAGCAATGATCCCGCAACGACCAGAGAACCGTTCGAATATCCTATGCAAGGACTTCCGGAACTGACGTTAATGACAGAATTCCCCGACATGGGGATGCCGAATGAGGGTCCTATCGATGAGGAATACGAGAAAAGAACTGGCATCGCGATTAGACATCTCGGTGGTGTCCCTATGCAGGATAATAAATTCAATTATCTCCTTGCCTCTGGAAACTTACCGGATATCTTTATGAATAACTGGCTTCAATTTCCGGGAGGACCCGAGAAGGCGATCCAGCAGGGGGATATTATGCCTCTGAACGAAGTCATCGATAGGTATGCGCCGAATTTCAAGCGTGTACTCGAAGATAACCCCGAGATCGATAAAATGGTGAAGACGGATAGCGGCATTTATTACGCGTTCCCATTCATTCGCTCGGAAGAGGGCAAGGTGTACGGTGGACCGATCATTCGCAAGGATTGGCTTGACGAGTTGAAACTCCCTATCCCTACGACGATCAATGAGTGGTACAAGACCTTGAAGGCATTTAAGGACAAGAAGGGGGCAACGGCACCGTTGACGTTCCGAACCCTATTCTTGGGTGAACGAACGGCAGGTTTCGCTGGAGCGTTTGGTGTCATGGGGAATTTCTACGTTGAAGACGGAAAGGTAATTTACGGTTATCTGGAACCGGAGTATCGTGACTATTTGGAGACGATGAGCAAGTGGTATCGAGAAGGGTTGATCGATAAAGATTTTGCTGTTCTGGATTTGGAATCCGTGGACAAGAAGATGTCTTCTGGATTAAGTGGTGCAACAATCGGCTGGTTTTCTTACATTGAAAAATATAACCTCGCGGCGCTGGACAATGACTCTACAGCTAGATATACGGCAGCACCTTATCCGACGTTGAGAGAAGGGGAGATTCCTAAATTTGGACAGCTTGATAACGCATATGCAGGTACCAGTTCGGCTGCGATCAATGCCACGACGAAGAATCTGGAAGCGGCAGTTCGGTGGTTGGATTACGGGTATTCGGAAGAAGGGAGTCTGCTCAACACGTTCGGCATTGAAGATGTAACGTATACAATGAAGAATGGCCATCCGGTGTATACAGATTTGGTCGTAGAGAATTCAGACGGAATATCAAGTGACCAAGTGATGCTTCAATACGCGCACCAAACGAACTTCCCGATGATCCAACGCTATTCACAATTGGAGTGGAGGTTCGAAGAAACGAATCAAGCTATAGAAGTTTGGAGAAACACGAAACACGAAGACTACTTGCTGCCGCCAATTACGCCAACGTCAGAAGAAGCCAGTGAGCTATCCACTTTGATGGACGGGATCGACGAATACGTAAAAGATTCGGAGCTCCGAATTATCCTGGGTGTGGATTCCATCGACGCTTACGACGATATGGTGAACCAACTGAAGTTGTTGGGGATTGAACGGATATTGGAAATTAAACAAGCGGCATATCAACGATATGTAAATAGATGA
- a CDS encoding ABC transporter permease, with protein sequence MAAHTQDKAVNTSSLWKHVKKEWKLYSFLVIPVIYFIIFKYAPMLGSIIAFRKYRGGPNIFGSEWVGFTYFEMFMKDPTFWRAFFNDLSLSVSYLLVKFPITLLFALLLNELRRVKLKKFVQTVSYLPHFISMVIVAGMVKEMVSLSGPINYVLSSLGFEKISFISLPEWFPTIYVTSGIWQSLGWGTILYLAAMTGINTALYEAAKIDGANRLRLAMHVTIPGILPTIMVLLILDIGSILGSNFEKILLLYNPLTYETADVISTYVYRMGITGGNFSYATAVGLFEGVIGLILVTIANQVSKKTTKSSLW encoded by the coding sequence ATGGCAGCTCATACGCAAGATAAGGCTGTAAATACAAGTTCGCTTTGGAAACATGTAAAAAAGGAATGGAAGCTTTATTCGTTTCTAGTCATACCGGTAATCTACTTCATCATCTTTAAGTATGCGCCGATGCTCGGTAGCATTATCGCTTTCCGGAAGTATAGAGGCGGACCGAATATTTTCGGTTCGGAATGGGTCGGGTTCACGTATTTTGAGATGTTTATGAAGGATCCGACTTTCTGGAGAGCCTTCTTCAACGATCTTAGCTTAAGTGTCAGTTACCTTCTGGTTAAATTCCCCATTACCTTGCTGTTCGCGTTATTGCTTAATGAATTGCGGAGAGTCAAGTTGAAGAAATTTGTCCAAACGGTATCGTACCTTCCCCATTTCATCTCAATGGTCATCGTGGCGGGGATGGTTAAGGAGATGGTTTCCTTATCGGGACCGATTAACTATGTATTGTCTTCACTCGGTTTCGAGAAGATTTCATTTATCTCATTGCCGGAATGGTTTCCAACGATTTATGTCACGTCCGGCATTTGGCAAAGTCTCGGATGGGGAACGATTCTTTATTTGGCGGCGATGACGGGCATTAATACGGCGCTCTATGAAGCAGCTAAGATTGATGGTGCAAACCGATTACGATTGGCGATGCATGTTACGATTCCCGGAATTCTGCCGACGATCATGGTTCTCTTGATCTTGGATATCGGTAGCATCTTGGGTTCGAATTTCGAGAAAATCTTGCTTCTGTACAATCCTCTGACTTATGAAACAGCTGACGTCATCTCTACATACGTCTACCGAATGGGGATTACTGGCGGTAACTTCAGTTATGCGACGGCAGTAGGGCTGTTCGAAGGTGTAATCGGATTGATATTAGTGACGATCGCTAACCAAGTATCGAAGAAGACTACGAAATCAAGCTTGTGGTAG
- a CDS encoding PadR family transcriptional regulator, which translates to MTDVNETINGLLSELRRGTIVISVLSQLSKPQYGYSLVPVLAEKGIPVDPGTLYPLLRRLEKQGLLESKWDTNEARPRKYYLLSPFGRKVYAGLCREWRKLIISMEDIIDDNEGG; encoded by the coding sequence ATGACTGATGTGAATGAAACAATTAACGGTTTGTTAAGCGAACTGAGGCGCGGGACAATCGTCATCAGTGTGCTCAGTCAATTGTCCAAACCACAGTATGGATACTCTCTTGTTCCGGTATTGGCTGAGAAAGGGATACCCGTTGATCCAGGCACCCTGTATCCATTGTTGCGAAGGTTGGAGAAGCAGGGACTGTTAGAGAGTAAATGGGACACAAATGAAGCACGCCCTCGGAAATACTATTTACTTAGCCCGTTTGGAAGGAAAGTTTATGCGGGATTATGTCGGGAATGGCGCAAATTAATTATCAGCATGGAAGACATCATTGATGACAATGAAGGGGGATAA
- a CDS encoding AraC family transcriptional regulator → MLHQVKYIVEGELQQMESLATQLSIHPEVRSLLATPVNESAYQIYKMKQELNKLLSTNDFIKDIYVYSKPLQSVLSSETYVKARLFYEMKHQTQTFTYEDWVELITQDQSGSYVLIPVENQGKFAYTPTYIRSLPIQTGGDTSGKLLIPLNTEKIMTMLANIDWVKQGQVFIMDTNGQILIRNTEEGTIEPSSYKAWTEHRSGAFTDSFQGIKSMITIESSDITGWKYISVFPTNVFWERAEAIRTMNILGLLLCFAIGGAVIYYFARKNYDPVRQLVNVFSRSSLRENRPDLDEYTFIRRSVLETIRERDDINNKHVQQLLVLQNYYLGRLLKGQTDRNVPLKELAKVHNLPWTTDHFAVLLFYIDSNEGDINDLALSQFIVSNIVKDTVGRHLTIHFADVDGMLAAVINIDPDRTEQWKEDIEDDLAQAYEFISFRYKLRFTSVGSELQIGLNGVHQAFLQALEAQEYRMVLGEGMLIWYGDIKPSESSYFFTVNDQMILINYLKADEFEKAKHMIDNVIQHAFQKEMSHEIAKCVLLDVATTLIKTIPDQDQAGIAWDEWRPLKRLLSCSTKMEFRQELLDIFDRVCHVIRSKQNGQTSAGIGEKVTKFVEENFSDKNLSVSLIGDQFRLTPQYVSRLFREQMGQVGLHDFISQTRVEAAKVLLLEGASIDDTAARVGFASSHAFIRVFKKYEGITPGKYKMIQ, encoded by the coding sequence ATGCTACATCAAGTGAAATATATTGTGGAAGGTGAGTTGCAACAAATGGAGAGTCTAGCTACGCAGCTATCCATTCATCCAGAAGTTCGTAGCTTGTTGGCTACGCCAGTTAATGAGAGCGCTTACCAGATTTATAAGATGAAACAAGAGCTGAACAAATTGTTATCCACGAACGATTTTATTAAGGATATTTATGTTTATTCAAAACCTCTGCAGTCGGTACTCTCCAGCGAAACGTATGTAAAGGCGCGGCTGTTTTATGAGATGAAGCATCAGACGCAGACGTTCACTTACGAGGATTGGGTTGAGTTGATAACCCAGGATCAGTCGGGAAGTTATGTGTTGATTCCGGTCGAGAACCAAGGAAAATTCGCATATACACCTACATATATTCGGTCGTTGCCAATACAAACGGGGGGCGATACGTCGGGTAAGCTTCTCATACCGCTTAATACCGAGAAAATTATGACCATGCTCGCAAACATCGATTGGGTGAAGCAAGGGCAAGTGTTCATTATGGATACGAACGGACAAATTTTGATTAGGAACACCGAAGAAGGGACAATCGAGCCTTCTTCGTACAAGGCGTGGACGGAACACAGGTCGGGCGCCTTTACTGATTCGTTTCAAGGAATCAAGTCAATGATTACGATCGAGTCATCAGATATAACGGGATGGAAGTACATTAGCGTATTTCCAACCAACGTCTTCTGGGAGCGTGCCGAGGCCATTCGGACGATGAACATACTCGGGCTATTACTTTGCTTTGCGATTGGCGGCGCGGTAATTTATTATTTCGCTCGTAAAAACTATGATCCGGTACGACAATTGGTGAACGTCTTTTCCCGAAGTTCGTTGCGAGAGAATAGACCGGACTTGGACGAATATACGTTCATTCGGAGAAGTGTGCTTGAGACAATTCGAGAGCGGGATGACATAAACAATAAACACGTACAACAGCTTCTGGTATTACAGAATTACTATCTAGGAAGGCTACTGAAAGGTCAGACAGATCGGAACGTCCCATTGAAGGAATTGGCGAAAGTGCACAATTTACCTTGGACAACCGATCATTTCGCAGTACTGTTGTTCTATATTGATAGCAACGAGGGGGATATAAATGATCTAGCCTTGTCGCAGTTTATAGTGTCCAATATCGTCAAAGATACTGTAGGCAGGCACTTAACGATACATTTCGCAGACGTAGACGGTATGCTTGCGGCGGTTATAAATATCGATCCCGATCGCACGGAGCAATGGAAGGAAGATATAGAGGATGATTTAGCGCAAGCTTATGAATTCATCTCGTTTCGATACAAGCTTAGGTTCACGTCGGTGGGGAGTGAGCTACAAATCGGGTTGAATGGTGTACATCAGGCTTTCCTTCAAGCCTTAGAAGCCCAAGAATACCGTATGGTGCTAGGGGAAGGGATGTTGATCTGGTACGGGGATATAAAACCGAGCGAGAGCAGTTATTTCTTTACTGTGAACGATCAGATGATTCTGATCAATTACTTGAAAGCTGACGAGTTCGAGAAAGCGAAGCATATGATCGACAACGTCATACAACACGCATTCCAGAAGGAAATGTCTCATGAAATCGCGAAGTGCGTCCTCCTTGACGTAGCGACGACACTGATCAAGACGATTCCTGACCAAGATCAAGCTGGCATCGCGTGGGATGAATGGCGCCCGCTCAAGCGACTGTTGTCATGCTCGACGAAGATGGAATTCCGTCAAGAGCTTCTTGATATATTTGATCGGGTATGCCATGTGATCCGTAGCAAGCAGAACGGACAGACGAGTGCCGGAATCGGTGAGAAAGTAACCAAGTTCGTGGAAGAAAATTTCAGCGACAAAAACCTAAGCGTATCGCTGATCGGAGATCAATTCCGACTGACGCCACAGTATGTATCCCGATTGTTCCGCGAACAGATGGGGCAGGTGGGCTTGCATGACTTTATTAGTCAAACCCGCGTAGAAGCTGCCAAAGTACTCTTACTAGAAGGGGCTAGCATCGATGATACCGCTGCTCGGGTTGGATTCGCAAGCAGTCATGCGTTTATTCGTGTATTCAAGAAATACGAAGGCATCACGCCCGGAAAGTACAAGATGATCCAATAA
- a CDS encoding methyl-accepting chemotaxis protein, translating into MSEKKGILNRIRNMSLTIKLPLLISLLVVIVLLASSIVFYNVGSKLLLQKSKDEITANADRIGEGLYTAVQLQSEAAYLSSNHSTFRDILKLREQGTMSDADFLSAKNPYFNKANETLTSSFQGTNGTDSFLLTDSKGLIVASSKAETIGTSRSDREYFIEALKGKAFISDAIVSKSSDKLLIAFSQPIKDEKGNVIGVYASTVDSRFFTDKLGDIKINAEGQIEILSRGGTVLFNSLDDSRVGVKLEGMDEALKERATDKVIQADTDLGTEYLRFNKIPNADWMVSVIDSYEDINRPIRSMLMQIVLITVLAITVAVALGILLSRYISKPIIKLTQLFKQLASGDLTVNASGKYDSEFKDLADSFNSMVDHNKELISNMNKFISILNISTNELDVTSKQTAQSVNETSVTSMEIARAMESQSQDTDQIVDKFYGFGEKFVAMNDKAQSAKERAEAIVEVFLVSNQVVENLIQINDKNEEEVHKISVITLKLQESSANISKITEAISEIANQTNLLALNASIEAARAGEHGAGFAVVASQIRKLAEQSSKQSNEINAIVQQNLMFVAENNESVNEIHSISVKQDEFVGQTQQAFTTILENVTEITEQIKAMADDLSDLEKDKDEVLETAQSLSASGEEVSASVEEVTATMQEQSTTVQQLADMVETIGQLTHELALAASKFKLQ; encoded by the coding sequence ATGAGTGAAAAAAAAGGGATTTTAAACCGAATTCGTAATATGTCGTTGACTATTAAATTACCGCTATTGATCAGTCTATTAGTAGTTATCGTACTATTGGCTTCATCCATAGTTTTCTACAATGTAGGATCGAAATTGCTATTGCAAAAAAGTAAGGATGAAATCACAGCAAATGCTGATCGGATTGGAGAAGGGCTGTATACAGCTGTTCAACTTCAATCGGAGGCTGCTTACCTAAGTTCGAATCATAGTACATTTCGAGATATATTGAAACTCAGAGAGCAAGGTACAATGTCGGATGCTGATTTCTTGTCAGCAAAAAATCCATACTTTAATAAGGCAAATGAAACATTAACAAGTAGCTTTCAAGGTACAAACGGTACGGATTCATTTTTACTAACGGATTCCAAGGGACTAATCGTTGCAAGTAGCAAAGCCGAGACCATTGGAACTTCACGCTCAGATCGTGAATATTTTATTGAAGCATTGAAGGGTAAAGCCTTTATCAGTGATGCGATAGTTTCGAAGAGTAGCGATAAACTACTGATTGCCTTCTCGCAACCAATTAAAGACGAAAAGGGAAATGTGATTGGGGTATATGCTTCTACTGTAGACAGTAGGTTTTTTACTGATAAATTAGGAGATATCAAAATCAATGCCGAGGGACAGATTGAAATCTTGAGCCGTGGTGGGACAGTGCTTTTCAATTCATTAGATGATTCAAGAGTCGGAGTGAAATTGGAAGGAATGGATGAAGCACTTAAGGAAAGGGCAACTGATAAGGTGATCCAAGCGGATACAGATCTTGGGACGGAGTATCTCCGATTCAACAAAATTCCCAATGCAGATTGGATGGTTTCTGTCATAGATAGTTACGAAGATATTAATCGACCTATCCGATCAATGCTCATGCAAATAGTTCTTATCACGGTTCTAGCTATCACAGTTGCTGTGGCTTTAGGAATTTTACTATCACGTTATATCAGCAAACCGATCATTAAGCTCACCCAATTATTCAAACAGCTTGCTTCTGGGGATTTGACAGTCAATGCCAGTGGTAAGTATGACAGTGAATTTAAAGATTTGGCAGATAGTTTCAATAGCATGGTTGATCATAATAAAGAATTAATTTCAAATATGAATAAATTCATTTCAATTCTAAATATCAGTACAAATGAATTAGATGTTACATCTAAACAAACCGCACAATCGGTTAACGAAACCTCGGTAACATCAATGGAGATTGCTAGGGCGATGGAATCACAATCTCAAGATACGGATCAGATCGTAGACAAATTCTACGGCTTTGGAGAGAAATTTGTGGCAATGAATGATAAAGCTCAATCAGCGAAGGAAAGAGCCGAAGCGATTGTGGAAGTATTCCTTGTCAGTAATCAAGTCGTTGAGAACCTAATACAGATCAATGACAAGAATGAAGAAGAGGTTCACAAAATTTCAGTAATAACATTAAAACTTCAAGAAAGTTCAGCTAATATTAGTAAGATTACGGAGGCTATCAGCGAAATAGCTAACCAAACGAACTTACTTGCACTCAATGCATCTATTGAAGCTGCGAGAGCTGGAGAACATGGTGCTGGGTTTGCGGTTGTCGCCTCTCAGATTCGCAAACTTGCTGAACAGAGCTCGAAGCAATCCAATGAAATCAATGCAATTGTTCAACAGAACCTTATGTTTGTAGCGGAAAATAATGAGAGTGTAAATGAAATTCACAGTATTTCCGTTAAACAAGATGAGTTTGTTGGTCAAACGCAACAAGCATTTACAACGATCTTAGAGAATGTTACCGAAATAACGGAACAAATTAAGGCAATGGCTGATGATCTGTCTGATTTGGAGAAGGATAAAGACGAAGTTCTTGAGACGGCACAGAGCCTTTCAGCTTCAGGAGAAGAGGTATCTGCATCAGTAGAAGAAGTGACAGCAACGATGCAGGAGCAGTCGACAACTGTACAACAACTTGCTGACATGGTGGAGACAATAGGACAACTGACGCATGAGCTTGCTCTAGCGGCTTCCAAATTTAAACTTCAATAA
- a CDS encoding carbohydrate ABC transporter permease encodes MILIVFFTLYPFVYLVAQSFSSEAAIYAGKVTFFPVEFTTKTYEVILSKPDFFLYYWNTIVYSVVGTFIAVAATAVMSYPLSKDRLRLNKFFIPFVLFTMYFGGGLIPNYILVAKALGMRDTIWAIVIPGAISAFNVILMKTFFAGIPHELEEAGRVDGLGVFGIFTRIILPLSKPILVTIMLFVMVGMWNNWFGPSLYLQSKDKWPVALYLKQIIDNAVSPTEIGASSDQTSQIAASVKSTAMVLTSLPIICIYPFVQKYFVQGMMIGAVKG; translated from the coding sequence ATGATACTGATTGTCTTCTTTACCTTATATCCGTTCGTCTATCTTGTGGCGCAGTCCTTCAGCTCTGAAGCCGCCATTTATGCCGGCAAGGTGACGTTCTTTCCAGTCGAATTTACGACCAAGACGTACGAAGTCATATTGAGCAAGCCTGATTTCTTCCTATACTACTGGAATACGATTGTTTATTCAGTGGTAGGTACGTTTATCGCGGTAGCCGCGACGGCAGTCATGTCCTATCCGCTATCAAAAGATAGACTGCGGCTTAATAAATTCTTCATCCCGTTCGTACTGTTTACGATGTATTTCGGCGGTGGTCTCATTCCGAACTATATCCTGGTTGCGAAAGCATTAGGCATGAGAGATACGATCTGGGCTATTGTCATCCCGGGGGCGATCAGCGCCTTTAATGTCATTCTGATGAAGACGTTCTTCGCCGGCATACCTCACGAATTGGAAGAAGCGGGACGAGTCGATGGTCTAGGTGTATTCGGAATTTTTACAAGAATTATACTTCCTTTATCGAAGCCGATATTGGTAACGATTATGTTGTTCGTTATGGTGGGCATGTGGAATAACTGGTTTGGACCTTCACTCTATTTGCAATCGAAGGATAAATGGCCGGTTGCCTTGTATTTGAAACAAATTATCGACAACGCGGTCAGTCCAACCGAAATCGGAGCCTCGTCTGATCAGACGAGTCAAATTGCGGCAAGCGTCAAATCGACGGCTATGGTTCTCACCTCGTTGCCAATTATTTGCATCTATCCTTTCGTGCAGAAGTATTTCGTGCAGGGGATGATGATCGGAGCTGTCAAGGGTTAA